A window from Spirochaetota bacterium encodes these proteins:
- the tsaE gene encoding tRNA (adenosine(37)-N6)-threonylcarbamoyltransferase complex ATPase subunit type 1 TsaE, which translates to MKRTVISHSMEETLALAEQLGKEAARGAVFALVGDLGAGKTIIAKGIARGIGITDEITSPTFTLMEAYEGPLPLYHFDLYRISREEELDQLFFEEYWEDDGISVIEWADRAPGRLPEARITLRIEYLDETSRSIIIEYPGD; encoded by the coding sequence ATGAAGCGCACCGTGATATCACATTCAATGGAAGAAACCCTCGCCCTGGCTGAACAGCTCGGGAAAGAGGCGGCCCGCGGCGCTGTCTTCGCCCTTGTGGGCGATCTCGGCGCCGGAAAAACAATAATCGCCAAGGGAATCGCCAGGGGCATTGGAATTACCGATGAGATAACCAGCCCCACCTTCACCCTTATGGAAGCGTACGAGGGCCCCCTCCCCCTCTACCACTTTGATCTCTACCGGATCAGCAGGGAAGAAGAGCTTGACCAGCTCTTCTTCGAAGAATACTGGGAGGACGACGGCATATCCGTCATAGAATGGGCGGATAGGGCTCCGGGAAGGCTCCCGGAGGCCCGCATCACGCTGCGCATCGAGTACCTTGATGAAACGAGCAGGAGCATTATCATTGAATATCCTGGTGATTGA